Proteins found in one Pseudoxanthomonas sp. SL93 genomic segment:
- the ppnN gene encoding nucleotide 5'-monophosphate nucleosidase PpnN, whose protein sequence is MPMSETASRALPVQDARIYPRGGLDVLSRAEVARLRDASAGGMHELLRRCALAVLTSGSASDDPRAARDLYPDFDIQVLQQDRGVRIDLINAPAVAFVDGEIIRGIAELLFAVVRDLAYTAIELGPEYAADLESSGGITNAVFGLLRNARILRPADPNLVVCWGGHSISRDEYLYTKQVGYELGLRGLDICTGCGPGAMKGPMKGATIAHAKQRRRTTRYIGVTEPGIIAAESPNPIVNHLVIMPDIEKRLEAFVRIGHGIIVFPGGVGTAEEILYLLGILLHEDNAGLPFPLILTGPTIAAPYFEQIDRFIRLTLGDEAASRYEIIIGDPAAVAKKMIAGIKRVREYRIEHKDSFFFNWAIQIPEDYQQPFIPSHEAMAALQLRPGRVVHDLAADLRRAFSGIVAGNVKEDGMRRIEEFGPFEIHGDPAMMQALDELLRAFVEQRRMKIAGEYQPCYRVVT, encoded by the coding sequence ATTCCCATGAGTGAAACGGCATCGAGGGCGTTGCCGGTGCAGGACGCGCGGATCTACCCGCGTGGTGGCCTGGACGTGCTTTCCCGCGCCGAAGTGGCGCGCCTGCGTGACGCTTCCGCAGGCGGCATGCATGAACTGTTGCGCCGTTGCGCGCTGGCCGTGCTGACCAGCGGCAGCGCCTCGGACGACCCGCGCGCGGCGCGCGATCTTTACCCGGACTTCGACATCCAGGTGCTGCAGCAGGACCGCGGCGTCCGCATCGACCTGATCAATGCGCCGGCGGTGGCGTTCGTGGATGGCGAGATCATCCGCGGCATCGCCGAACTGCTGTTCGCTGTGGTGCGCGACCTAGCCTACACCGCGATCGAACTGGGCCCGGAGTATGCCGCCGACCTGGAATCCTCCGGCGGCATCACCAACGCCGTGTTCGGCCTGCTGCGCAATGCGCGCATCCTGCGCCCGGCCGATCCCAACCTGGTGGTCTGCTGGGGTGGCCACTCGATTTCGCGCGACGAATACCTCTACACCAAGCAGGTCGGCTACGAGCTGGGCCTGCGCGGACTGGACATCTGCACGGGCTGCGGCCCGGGTGCCATGAAGGGCCCGATGAAGGGCGCCACCATCGCCCATGCCAAGCAGCGCCGGCGCACCACGCGCTACATCGGCGTCACCGAGCCGGGCATCATCGCCGCCGAATCGCCCAACCCTATCGTGAACCACCTGGTCATCATGCCGGACATCGAGAAGCGCCTTGAGGCCTTCGTCCGCATCGGCCACGGCATCATCGTCTTCCCCGGCGGCGTGGGCACCGCCGAGGAGATCCTCTACCTGCTGGGCATCCTGCTGCACGAAGACAATGCCGGCCTGCCGTTCCCGCTGATCCTCACCGGCCCGACCATCGCGGCGCCGTACTTCGAGCAGATCGACCGCTTCATCCGGCTGACGCTGGGCGACGAAGCCGCCTCGCGCTACGAGATCATCATCGGCGACCCGGCAGCGGTGGCGAAGAAGATGATTGCCGGCATCAAGCGCGTGCGTGAATACCGCATCGAGCACAAGGATTCCTTCTTCTTCAACTGGGCCATCCAGATCCCCGAGGATTACCAGCAGCCCTTCATTCCCAGCCACGAGGCCATGGCGGCGCTGCAGCTGCGCCCCGGCCGCGTCGTGCACGACCTGGCCGCCGACCTGCGCCGCGCGTTCTCCGGCATCGTTGCCGGCAACGTCAAGGAGGACGGCATGCGCCGCATCGAGGAATTCGGCCCGTTCGAGATCCACGGCGACCCGGCGATGATGCAGGCCTTGGACGAACTGCTGCGCGCCTTCGTCGAACAACGACGCATGAAGATCGCGGGCGAGTACCAGCCCTGCTATCGCGTGGTGACCTGA
- a CDS encoding TonB-dependent receptor: MNQSRRLRMSKLTLGLVAALAAAPVFAQSTSAGVGGLVTDNGGQPVVGAEVTITHVESGTVSRATTDASGRYNARGLRVGGPYQVNITKAGAGTKTEDNVFLQLNQTSTINAALTGDLTTLETVTAVGFSGGSEVFSATKMGSGTSVDRVTIENLPSVNGNIQDYMRLDPRVTFSDRASGSITAGGQNPRFNKITIDGVSASDTFGLEGNNMPTQRQPVSMEAIEAIDINLSNYDVTMAGAAGANVNAVTKSGTNEFHGSVYGSYRDGDWFGDYPARIAGSSLDVTGLPFDEYDDETTWGVTMGGPIVKDKLFFFANYEKFKQTNIGPAGKSQGTNPLAAGTSDFSAADLAAVQDIARDVWGFEPGDLTGAGDTELEEYALKLDWNISDAHRASLRYSKLEQNRVRPEASTANVLSLSSNWYNHVKTVESYVGQLFSDWSDTFSTEFKVSYRDYSAVRVNPTTAPTIQVFFDDGVTGNGNDSPIGTNNNSFAGLDAIRLGTERSSMGNALLTETWNYFGSATWTVGDHDIKFGAEYSENEIYNFFLQDYWGNYSFYVPRPLVGGVRVSDFSSLIGGRYFDYDLQTNPTNADMIAARYKNKSLGFFVQDTWYVTPNLTLTFGVRADKPTASPDAPFNECFSAAPGTVNAACGTGYTGGFGIANNNTYNGDYIIQPRFGFNYTFDWERPAQLRGGIGLFQGDAPQVWVGNAYSNTGMNYISYQNYTNPTLVPFSADGLNQNVPPGGAGVRNVNAISDDFELPSVWKANLAIDVETPWDGIVASAELLLTDVENGLFYRTLNVGPGYVGPDGRVLYWNPNSARPFGNTSAGTGALAPNGARTGRNTYFGDVFLLENTNKGKGQQLTVSLSKPVSEDSDWSWTVGYTRTNAEEVSALTSSTAGSGYGSQLGASINEPTSSTARYEIKDRFSGSLNWSHKFFGDYATQVGLFYEGRSGRPYSYIFNGDANGDNRTFNDLFYVPAGPGDVLFGNLSATGQFTADPVMEQAFWTWLEQQDGLSRYAGTYAPENGFTSSWVNTFDIRISQELPGFMKGHKSKIWLDIQNVGNLINDDWGHIIDYGFNANNAVASVRGIYNGKYVYGYRSGTEFGQSTALGIPTNSDSQTNGISQWSLSVGLKYEF; encoded by the coding sequence ATGAACCAATCCCGCCGTCTCCGGATGTCCAAGCTCACCCTTGGACTTGTCGCCGCGCTCGCCGCCGCCCCCGTGTTCGCACAGAGCACCTCCGCCGGTGTCGGCGGTCTGGTCACCGACAACGGCGGCCAACCGGTCGTCGGCGCGGAAGTGACCATCACCCACGTCGAATCCGGCACGGTCAGCCGCGCCACCACCGACGCCAGCGGCCGCTACAACGCCCGCGGCCTGCGCGTGGGTGGCCCTTACCAGGTCAACATCACCAAGGCGGGCGCCGGTACCAAGACCGAAGACAACGTGTTCCTGCAGCTCAACCAGACCAGCACCATCAACGCCGCGCTGACCGGCGACCTGACCACGCTGGAAACGGTCACGGCGGTGGGCTTCTCCGGTGGTTCGGAAGTCTTCAGCGCGACCAAGATGGGTTCGGGCACCAGCGTCGACCGCGTCACCATCGAGAACCTGCCGTCGGTCAACGGCAACATCCAGGACTACATGCGCCTCGATCCGCGCGTGACCTTCAGTGACCGTGCCTCGGGCAGCATCACCGCCGGCGGTCAGAACCCGCGCTTCAACAAGATCACCATCGACGGCGTTTCGGCCAGCGACACCTTCGGCCTGGAAGGCAACAACATGCCGACCCAGCGCCAGCCGGTCTCGATGGAAGCCATCGAAGCCATCGACATCAACCTGTCCAACTACGACGTGACGATGGCCGGTGCCGCCGGTGCCAACGTCAACGCCGTCACCAAGTCGGGCACCAACGAATTCCACGGCTCCGTGTACGGCAGCTACCGCGACGGCGACTGGTTCGGCGATTACCCGGCGCGTATCGCCGGCAGCTCGCTCGACGTGACCGGCCTGCCCTTCGACGAATACGACGACGAGACCACCTGGGGCGTGACCATGGGCGGCCCCATCGTCAAGGACAAGCTGTTCTTCTTCGCCAACTACGAGAAGTTCAAGCAGACCAACATCGGCCCGGCCGGCAAGAGCCAGGGCACCAACCCGCTGGCGGCCGGCACCTCCGACTTCAGCGCCGCCGACCTGGCCGCCGTGCAGGACATCGCGCGCGACGTGTGGGGCTTCGAGCCGGGCGACCTGACCGGCGCGGGCGACACCGAACTGGAAGAGTACGCGCTGAAGCTGGACTGGAACATCAGCGACGCGCACCGCGCCAGCCTGCGCTACAGCAAGCTGGAGCAGAACCGCGTGCGTCCGGAAGCCTCGACCGCCAACGTGCTGTCGCTGAGCTCCAACTGGTACAACCACGTCAAGACCGTGGAAAGCTACGTGGGCCAGCTGTTCAGCGACTGGTCCGACACGTTCTCGACCGAGTTCAAGGTGTCCTACCGCGATTACTCGGCGGTCCGCGTCAACCCGACCACTGCGCCGACCATCCAGGTGTTCTTCGATGACGGCGTTACCGGCAACGGCAACGACAGCCCGATCGGCACCAACAACAACAGCTTCGCCGGCCTGGACGCGATCCGCCTGGGTACCGAGCGCAGCTCGATGGGCAACGCCCTGCTGACCGAGACCTGGAACTACTTCGGCTCGGCCACCTGGACGGTGGGCGACCACGACATCAAGTTCGGCGCCGAGTACAGCGAGAACGAGATCTACAACTTCTTCCTGCAGGACTACTGGGGCAACTACAGCTTCTACGTGCCGCGTCCGCTGGTGGGCGGCGTGCGCGTGTCCGATTTCAGCAGCTTGATCGGCGGTCGCTACTTCGACTACGACCTGCAGACCAATCCGACCAATGCGGACATGATCGCCGCGCGCTACAAGAACAAGAGCCTCGGCTTCTTCGTGCAGGACACCTGGTACGTCACGCCCAACCTGACGCTGACCTTCGGCGTGCGCGCCGACAAGCCCACCGCCAGCCCCGATGCCCCGTTCAACGAGTGTTTCTCGGCCGCACCCGGCACCGTCAATGCAGCCTGCGGCACGGGCTACACCGGTGGCTTCGGCATCGCCAACAACAACACCTACAACGGTGACTACATCATCCAGCCGCGCTTCGGCTTCAACTACACCTTCGACTGGGAGCGTCCGGCCCAGCTGCGCGGTGGCATCGGCCTGTTCCAGGGCGACGCGCCGCAGGTGTGGGTGGGTAATGCCTACAGCAACACGGGCATGAACTACATCTCGTACCAGAACTACACCAACCCCACGCTGGTTCCGTTCAGCGCCGATGGCCTGAACCAGAACGTGCCGCCGGGCGGCGCGGGCGTGCGCAACGTCAATGCCATCAGTGACGACTTCGAGCTGCCGTCGGTGTGGAAGGCCAACCTGGCGATCGACGTCGAGACGCCGTGGGACGGCATCGTGGCGTCGGCCGAGCTGCTGCTGACGGATGTCGAGAACGGCCTGTTCTACCGCACGCTCAACGTCGGCCCCGGCTACGTCGGCCCCGATGGCCGCGTGCTGTACTGGAACCCGAACAGCGCTCGTCCGTTCGGCAACACCAGCGCCGGTACCGGCGCGCTGGCACCCAATGGCGCGCGCACCGGCCGCAACACCTACTTCGGTGATGTCTTCCTGCTGGAGAACACCAACAAGGGCAAGGGCCAGCAGCTGACGGTCTCGCTGAGCAAGCCGGTGTCGGAAGACAGCGACTGGTCGTGGACCGTGGGCTACACCCGCACCAACGCCGAGGAAGTCTCCGCACTGACCAGCTCCACCGCGGGTTCGGGCTATGGTTCGCAGCTGGGCGCCAGCATCAACGAGCCGACCAGCAGCACGGCGCGTTACGAGATCAAGGACCGCTTCAGCGGTTCGCTGAACTGGTCGCACAAGTTCTTCGGTGATTACGCCACCCAGGTGGGCCTGTTCTACGAAGGCCGCAGCGGCCGTCCGTACAGCTACATCTTCAACGGCGACGCCAATGGCGACAACCGCACCTTCAACGACCTGTTCTACGTGCCGGCGGGCCCGGGCGACGTGCTGTTTGGCAACCTGAGCGCCACCGGCCAGTTCACGGCCGATCCGGTCATGGAGCAGGCGTTCTGGACGTGGCTGGAGCAGCAGGATGGCCTGAGCCGTTACGCCGGTACCTACGCGCCGGAGAACGGGTTCACCTCCAGCTGGGTCAACACGTTCGACATCCGCATCAGCCAGGAACTGCCGGGCTTCATGAAGGGCCACAAGTCCAAGATCTGGCTCGACATCCAGAACGTCGGCAATCTGATCAACGACGACTGGGGCCACATCATCGACTACGGTTTCAACGCCAACAATGCGGTGGCGTCCGTGCGCGGCATCTACAACGGCAAGTACGTGTACGGCTACCGCAGCGGCACGGAATTCGGCCAGTCGACGGCCCTGGGCATTCCGACCAACTCCGACAGCCAGACCAACGGCATCTCGCAGTGGTCGCTGTCGGTGGGTCTGAAGTACGAGTTCTGA